A stretch of Parvimonas micra DNA encodes these proteins:
- a CDS encoding PIN/TRAM domain-containing protein: protein MLKILRYLTLIFGGLIGILLAYAFGQVTELELNKSVLVSIYSIFAIIFGIIFYLLFPIIFKKLTDNFDDMIKKVQKTPTSDIVSAIVGLIIGLVIAFLISLPISNIKFPVIGNLLSATITIFIYIALGFIGIKIARDKKEEILKFKLFSREKNIKKGHSCPKILDTSVIIDGRIYDIIKTGFLEGPIIIAMFMVKELQYIADSEDPNRRQRGRRGLDILDLLQNEKNIEIKIVDKDYKNIKEVDHKLLKLTEDYHGKLITNDYNLNKVASLQKISILNINELALAVKPVVIQGEKLIVEVINRGKEPEQGLGYLSDGTMIVVEDGKDYIGQTIETTVTSILQTPAGKMIFTRKNLK, encoded by the coding sequence ATGCTTAAAATTTTAAGGTACTTGACCCTTATTTTTGGTGGGCTTATAGGAATTTTATTAGCTTACGCATTTGGTCAAGTAACAGAATTAGAATTAAATAAATCTGTTTTAGTTTCAATTTATTCTATTTTTGCAATTATTTTTGGTATTATTTTTTATTTATTATTCCCGATAATTTTTAAGAAACTTACAGATAATTTTGATGATATGATTAAAAAAGTTCAAAAAACTCCAACTTCAGATATTGTTTCTGCAATTGTTGGACTTATAATTGGATTAGTTATAGCTTTTTTAATTTCTTTACCAATTTCTAATATTAAATTTCCAGTAATTGGAAATTTACTAAGTGCAACAATTACTATATTTATATATATCGCACTTGGATTTATTGGAATTAAAATTGCAAGAGACAAAAAAGAAGAAATATTGAAATTTAAACTTTTTTCAAGAGAAAAAAATATTAAAAAAGGACACTCTTGTCCTAAAATTTTAGATACTTCTGTTATAATTGACGGAAGAATTTACGATATAATAAAAACTGGATTTTTAGAAGGTCCAATTATTATTGCTATGTTTATGGTTAAAGAATTGCAATATATTGCAGATTCTGAAGACCCAAATAGAAGACAAAGAGGTAGACGAGGACTTGATATTTTAGATTTACTACAAAATGAAAAAAATATTGAAATAAAAATTGTAGATAAAGATTACAAGAATATCAAAGAAGTTGACCATAAACTTTTAAAATTGACAGAAGATTATCACGGAAAACTTATTACAAATGACTACAATTTGAACAAAGTTGCATCTCTTCAAAAAATTTCTATACTTAATATAAATGAGCTTGCTCTTGCAGTAAAACCAGTTGTAATCCAAGGTGAAAAGCTCATTGTTGAAGTTATCAATCGCGGTAAAGAACCTGAACAAGGTCTTGGTTATCTTTCTGACGGAACTATGATTGTAGTTGAAGATGGGAAAGATTATATTGGTCAAACAATAGAAACAACTGTAACGAGTATATTGCAAACTCCCGCAGGTAAAATGATTTTTACTAGAAAGAATTTAAAATAG
- a CDS encoding N-acetylmuramoyl-L-alanine amidase family protein, with the protein MKMLKKIFAFVLLFSIVFSSIGINTFAKETSALTDVEDTTVMSPTEDGKRTFTLKGSDLEEEDIKAKVVLKGSTERLTEVEKSITFSEETKENTSNKVVTLTFPKNETGKMQQYEVSFSVKGDGESFVDEFKKVIRIRKSSSSGGGAVVPPVNPEQPKPVEENAILNVTADTENLPAEGGEVNLSLFTKKINDKHISSKDVKLQVSLDGNVTELGKNVEVKGEKAKKTITLKLPKNNTSKEQVYTIKFNTKGSETEFQDNPIVVTIKVAPSEQNNEENAIIRVTPENQNLPTEGGEINLELITKRVNENHISAENVKVQVLLNNIPTDLGKNAVVKGNKARKTITLSFPKNETSKEQVYTIKFNTNGSETVFQENPTVKITVEASEQSKMLVNELRVKTPNMPKAGGANTITVKGENLESDKLNLEIFKIEKGIENKINIDYTFAGTSEVQSATLNFPKAKSNNEEVYKIRLKDKEVTVTVGGEESGEVVDLVPSNVYLNNSKTKVTLKFDEKIFPVKDIESLKSGISYKKSVSDNFEKLKPEDKVEVVEDRIVITLANPIEIKMGAKINFADRIIKDGKDRENRAFERFINDALPTVNEANFVEGEILTKVGGNAKVKIIGENLKEALKVKILKNNKDKTSNSEITESADVKVEVINNNQQNISFKLPANKSLKAETYSVMVSLDGGKTYSSAIGVNILQNRAKRLVSTVLPTDKITDKPILSFMSIQSYGTSGGGTEQPDVTHTYTPVGQESKKTWVTMFGANFNKSLTKIKIVDENGIEWYPLQNEGTSDSMDNFIMVSADGTGIYGNGNTQMFELICPRNVTIPTNPNGDVTFKYLVAVDGENFDEEVFVKATVVNDKVGKKENMTADEISEVKVKHQTENGKVVSKEITVKGYKWSKLRSFNVRPIENNTDFEAVKYKIVRADGSIEEKEIGNIHEEKIRDIKEVKFIYKSKINPDEVKTLTDSETKISVTGKNLTGKEIVVNRLCIIKSKDVSVFDIYFVDSATKEKVQLPMDQYMVKIPKENGREALKVFYLNDNNENEEIKFTQDENFVTFNTTHFSKYGVEYKANNPEQTEVYEWVKNDDGTWTYQSSDGKLVVKDSWKFIDNEWYRFDKDGKMLSNKWFEENGKWYYIEENGTMSKNEWIIVNGEWYYANTSGRISQNEWVLVNENWYYANASGRISQNEWVLVNGNWYYANASGRIADSEWFIIGDKWYYAEKGGLIAQGKTLKINNVNYIFDSNGVLVE; encoded by the coding sequence ATGAAAATGCTTAAAAAAATCTTTGCATTTGTACTTTTGTTTTCAATTGTATTTAGTTCTATTGGTATAAATACTTTTGCAAAAGAAACAAGTGCTTTAACTGATGTAGAAGATACAACTGTTATGTCTCCTACTGAGGACGGAAAGAGGACCTTTACACTTAAGGGTTCTGATTTAGAGGAAGAAGATATTAAGGCTAAAGTAGTACTTAAAGGCAGTACAGAACGTTTAACTGAAGTTGAAAAGTCAATAACTTTTTCTGAAGAAACAAAAGAAAACACAAGTAATAAAGTTGTTACTTTAACTTTTCCTAAAAATGAAACTGGAAAAATGCAACAATATGAAGTTTCTTTTAGTGTTAAAGGAGATGGTGAATCTTTTGTAGATGAGTTTAAAAAAGTTATAAGGATAAGAAAGAGTTCTTCAAGTGGTGGTGGAGCTGTTGTACCACCTGTAAATCCTGAACAACCTAAACCTGTTGAAGAAAATGCAATTTTAAATGTAACAGCAGATACCGAAAACTTGCCAGCAGAAGGTGGAGAGGTGAATTTATCATTATTTACTAAAAAAATTAATGATAAACATATATCTTCTAAAGATGTAAAACTTCAAGTATCTTTAGATGGAAATGTAACAGAATTAGGAAAAAATGTAGAAGTAAAAGGTGAAAAAGCAAAAAAGACTATAACTTTAAAGTTGCCTAAGAATAATACTTCTAAAGAGCAAGTTTATACTATAAAATTCAATACAAAAGGCTCAGAAACAGAATTTCAAGATAATCCAATAGTTGTTACTATTAAAGTTGCACCATCTGAGCAAAATAATGAAGAAAATGCGATTATTAGAGTAACACCTGAAAATCAAAACTTGCCAACGGAAGGTGGAGAAATAAATTTAGAATTAATTACTAAGAGAGTTAATGAAAATCATATTTCTGCTGAAAATGTTAAAGTACAAGTATTATTAAATAATATTCCTACTGATTTAGGAAAAAATGCAGTAGTTAAAGGAAATAAGGCTAGAAAGACAATTACTTTAAGTTTTCCTAAGAATGAAACTTCTAAGGAACAAGTTTATACTATAAAGTTTAATACAAATGGATCTGAAACTGTATTTCAAGAAAATCCAACAGTTAAGATTACAGTTGAAGCTTCTGAGCAAAGTAAAATGCTTGTAAATGAACTTAGAGTTAAAACTCCTAATATGCCTAAGGCGGGGGGAGCTAATACTATTACTGTAAAAGGTGAAAATTTAGAGTCTGATAAACTTAATCTTGAAATTTTCAAAATTGAAAAAGGCATTGAAAATAAAATTAATATAGATTATACTTTTGCAGGAACAAGCGAAGTTCAAAGTGCAACTTTAAATTTCCCAAAAGCAAAATCTAATAACGAAGAAGTATATAAGATAAGATTAAAAGATAAAGAAGTTACTGTTACTGTAGGTGGCGAAGAAAGTGGAGAAGTAGTTGATTTAGTTCCAAGTAATGTTTATCTTAATAACAGTAAAACAAAAGTCACTTTAAAATTTGATGAAAAAATTTTTCCAGTAAAGGACATTGAAAGTCTAAAATCTGGAATTTCTTATAAAAAATCTGTATCAGATAATTTTGAAAAGTTAAAGCCGGAAGATAAGGTTGAAGTGGTTGAAGATAGAATTGTAATCACTTTAGCAAATCCAATTGAAATTAAAATGGGAGCAAAGATTAACTTTGCAGATAGAATAATCAAAGATGGAAAAGACAGAGAAAACAGAGCCTTTGAAAGATTTATTAATGATGCATTACCAACAGTAAATGAAGCTAATTTTGTTGAAGGAGAAATTTTAACAAAAGTAGGTGGAAATGCAAAAGTTAAGATAATTGGAGAAAACTTAAAAGAAGCTCTTAAGGTTAAAATCTTAAAGAATAATAAAGATAAAACTTCTAATTCTGAAATAACAGAATCAGCGGATGTAAAAGTTGAAGTTATAAATAACAATCAACAAAATATATCTTTTAAATTACCGGCAAATAAAAGCTTAAAAGCAGAAACTTATTCAGTTATGGTATCTTTAGATGGTGGAAAAACATATTCTTCAGCAATTGGAGTAAATATATTACAAAATAGAGCAAAAAGATTAGTTTCAACAGTTTTACCTACAGATAAAATAACAGACAAGCCAATTTTGAGCTTTATGTCAATTCAGTCCTATGGAACATCAGGCGGTGGTACTGAACAACCTGATGTAACTCATACTTATACTCCAGTTGGTCAAGAAAGTAAGAAAACTTGGGTTACTATGTTTGGTGCAAATTTTAATAAATCTTTAACGAAGATAAAAATTGTAGATGAAAATGGAATAGAATGGTACCCACTACAAAATGAGGGAACATCTGATAGTATGGATAATTTCATAATGGTAAGTGCAGATGGAACTGGAATTTACGGAAATGGAAATACTCAAATGTTTGAACTTATTTGTCCAAGAAATGTTACAATCCCAACAAATCCAAATGGAGATGTTACTTTTAAATATTTAGTTGCTGTTGATGGTGAAAATTTTGATGAAGAAGTTTTTGTAAAAGCAACTGTTGTAAATGATAAAGTTGGGAAAAAGGAAAATATGACAGCAGATGAAATATCTGAAGTAAAAGTAAAACATCAAACAGAAAATGGTAAAGTAGTTTCTAAAGAAATAACTGTAAAAGGTTATAAATGGTCTAAACTTAGATCTTTTAATGTAAGACCTATAGAAAATAATACGGATTTTGAAGCTGTAAAATATAAGATAGTAAGAGCTGATGGAAGTATTGAAGAAAAAGAAATAGGAAATATCCATGAAGAAAAAATTAGAGATATTAAAGAAGTAAAATTTATCTATAAGAGCAAAATAAATCCAGATGAAGTAAAAACTCTTACTGATTCAGAAACTAAGATTTCTGTAACAGGGAAAAATTTAACTGGAAAAGAAATTGTAGTTAATAGATTATGTATAATTAAGTCAAAAGATGTTTCTGTATTCGATATTTACTTTGTAGATTCAGCTACAAAAGAAAAAGTTCAATTGCCAATGGACCAATATATGGTTAAAATTCCAAAAGAAAATGGTAGAGAAGCTCTTAAGGTATTTTATTTGAATGATAATAATGAAAATGAAGAGATTAAATTTACACAAGATGAAAATTTTGTAACATTTAATACGACTCACTTCTCTAAATATGGTGTTGAATATAAGGCTAATAATCCAGAACAAACAGAAGTTTATGAATGGGTTAAAAATGATGATGGAACATGGACATATCAATCATCTGACGGGAAGTTAGTAGTAAAAGACAGCTGGAAATTTATAGACAATGAATGGTATAGATTTGACAAAGACGGTAAAATGCTATCAAATAAATGGTTTGAAGAAAATGGAAAATGGTACTATATTGAAGAAAATGGAACAATGTCTAAAAACGAATGGATAATCGTTAATGGAGAATGGTACTATGCAAATACAAGTGGAAGAATTTCACAAAATGAATGGGTACTAGTAAACGAAAATTGGTACTATGCAAATGCAAGTGGAAGAATTTCACAAAATGAATGGGTATTAGTAAATGGAAATTGGTACTATGCAAATGCAAGCGGACGTATAGCAGATAGCGAGTGGTTCATAATAGGAGACAAATGGTATTATGCTGAAAAAGGCGGTCTAATTGCTCAAGGAAAAACACTAAAAATCAATAATGTAAATTATATATTTGATTCAAACGGTGTATTAGTTGAATAA
- a CDS encoding metal ABC transporter ATP-binding protein produces MGANGSGKSTLLKLILKELNPSSGEIFISNTNIKNFKEWNTIGYVPQINASNIPNFPITALEIVTLNLYEKMGFFKFSRKSHNELAKRALSQVNMLEFANTPINKMSGGQQQRIMIAKSLINNPKILIFDEPTTGIDKESKNQLFKILTHLNRVHGITILLVTHELEIMKDNLTKVVEIKDKKVVVR; encoded by the coding sequence ATTGGAGCAAATGGTAGTGGAAAATCCACTTTGTTAAAACTCATTTTAAAAGAACTTAATCCTTCAAGTGGAGAGATATTTATATCAAATACAAATATTAAAAATTTTAAAGAATGGAATACAATTGGATATGTTCCACAGATAAATGCAAGTAATATTCCTAACTTTCCGATAACTGCTTTAGAGATTGTAACTTTAAATCTTTATGAAAAAATGGGCTTTTTCAAATTTTCTAGAAAAAGTCATAATGAACTTGCAAAAAGAGCATTATCTCAAGTTAATATGCTTGAGTTTGCAAATACACCTATAAATAAAATGAGTGGTGGACAACAACAAAGGATTATGATTGCAAAATCTTTGATTAATAACCCAAAGATTTTAATCTTTGATGAACCTACAACTGGTATTGACAAAGAAAGTAAAAATCAACTTTTTAAGATTTTAACACATCTAAACAGAGTGCATGGAATTACAATTCTGCTTGTAACTCATGAGCTTGAGATTATGAAAGATAATTTGACAAAGGTTGTAGAAATAAAAGATAAGAAAGTGGTGGTAAGATAA
- a CDS encoding DUF3343 domain-containing protein — translation MLYYIFFKDTKSGQELYKLMRENGIKCTIAPTPKTEDHCCGISILFYDIEDKALIKKLIFENGIEILKFYEKEKDINPDRMKFC, via the coding sequence ATGCTATATTATATATTCTTTAAAGATACCAAAAGTGGACAGGAGCTTTATAAATTAATGAGAGAAAATGGAATAAAATGCACAATAGCACCAACTCCAAAAACTGAAGATCACTGTTGCGGAATAAGTATTTTATTTTATGATATTGAAGATAAAGCATTAATTAAAAAATTGATTTTTGAAAATGGTATCGAAATTTTAAAATTTTATGAAAAAGAGAAAGATATAAATCCGGATAGGATGAAATTTTGTTAA
- a CDS encoding 2-hydroxyacyl-CoA dehydratase family protein, with amino-acid sequence MEDLREEILELRRNAFVETIMGLENEIYIIGYLGRTVPKEIFYGFDLVPLPLDGVDKYILEYSNEKDLCSIIDSTLTYAMTKKCPLLYNAKLVVVDNSCPLLLKILKDNLKDKIFFYDGNINNLKNRVEDVYKRDFSETNFLKAIELSKNISSKLEKLSKTNIDSRFLYEVEFYTQFIFSLEEKNNMIDRVLSHFKDVDKKRQKLYVPRAIQILDYIDEKYKDYKIIENFCLGEVFKTYKSSGYEFLKEKYNSKKSDKLDILFQDCPYDNK; translated from the coding sequence ATGGAAGATTTGAGAGAAGAAATTTTAGAACTTAGGCGAAATGCTTTTGTAGAAACAATAATGGGTTTGGAGAATGAAATATACATAATAGGTTACTTGGGAAGAACTGTTCCAAAAGAGATATTTTACGGTTTTGACCTAGTGCCCTTACCTTTGGACGGAGTAGATAAATACATATTGGAATATTCAAATGAAAAAGATTTGTGTAGCATAATTGATTCAACTTTGACTTATGCTATGACAAAAAAATGCCCTTTACTTTATAATGCAAAATTGGTTGTTGTAGACAATTCCTGTCCTTTACTTTTAAAAATATTAAAAGATAATTTAAAGGACAAAATTTTTTTCTATGATGGTAATATAAATAATTTAAAAAATAGAGTGGAGGACGTTTATAAAAGAGATTTTTCTGAAACAAATTTCTTAAAAGCCATTGAGTTATCTAAAAATATTTCTTCAAAATTGGAAAAACTTTCCAAAACCAATATTGATTCCAGATTTTTATACGAAGTAGAATTTTATACTCAATTTATTTTCTCTTTGGAAGAAAAAAATAATATGATTGATAGAGTATTATCTCATTTTAAGGATGTAGATAAAAAAAGGCAGAAGCTATATGTTCCAAGAGCAATTCAGATTTTAGATTATATCGATGAAAAATATAAGGACTATAAAATCATAGAAAATTTTTGTCTTGGAGAAGTTTTTAAGACTTATAAAAGTAGTGGTTATGAGTTTTTAAAAGAGAAGTATAATTCTAAAAAATCAGATAAATTAGATATTTTATTTCAAGATTGTCCCTATGATAATAAATAA
- a CDS encoding ribonuclease H-like domain-containing protein → MKKVINIEKTDSNFEDYTLFDIETTGLSRTKDFMYMFGICEKKGKELIYSQYYIEDESEEKELILKVKELLNSKKVISYNGDRFDFPFIRKKMEKYNISKVDFENIDIYRQFQKINFFLDEPSLKAINLGKRLGFDVHDHVNQQEMPKIYKMYQELKDKEMLSKLIYHNYIDLQVLSYIYEYKESILNKILTINNKKFKGILKNIYLQKNYLIARLSNIEKAEINFHQNNYSITSNKYEIKIALELEEGLIENNIKAKVFKSKYENKIFKKSQNLTENFILIIKNNKIIKENLLLLLNLI, encoded by the coding sequence ATGAAAAAAGTTATAAATATAGAAAAAACAGACTCTAATTTTGAAGACTATACCCTATTTGATATAGAAACAACTGGTCTTAGTAGAACTAAAGATTTTATGTATATGTTTGGAATTTGTGAAAAAAAGGGAAAAGAATTAATTTATTCTCAATATTATATCGAAGATGAATCAGAAGAAAAAGAACTCATTTTAAAGGTAAAAGAGCTTTTAAATTCAAAAAAAGTAATCTCATATAATGGAGACAGGTTTGATTTTCCATTTATTAGAAAAAAGATGGAAAAGTACAATATTTCAAAAGTTGACTTTGAGAATATAGATATTTATAGACAATTCCAAAAAATAAATTTTTTTCTTGATGAACCTAGTCTAAAAGCTATAAATTTAGGAAAAAGACTTGGATTTGATGTTCATGACCATGTTAATCAGCAGGAAATGCCTAAAATTTATAAAATGTATCAAGAGCTTAAGGATAAGGAGATGCTTTCAAAACTTATTTATCACAATTATATTGACTTGCAAGTTTTAAGCTATATTTATGAATACAAGGAAAGCATCTTAAATAAAATTTTGACTATAAATAATAAAAAATTTAAAGGAATTTTAAAAAATATTTATCTTCAAAAAAATTATCTTATTGCTAGACTTTCAAATATAGAAAAAGCAGAAATAAATTTTCATCAAAATAATTACAGTATTACAAGCAATAAATATGAAATCAAAATAGCTTTAGAATTAGAAGAAGGTCTAATTGAAAACAATATAAAAGCCAAAGTTTTTAAATCAAAATATGAAAATAAGATATTTAAAAAATCTCAGAATTTAACTGAAAACTTTATTCTGATAATAAAAAATAATAAAATAATTAAAGAAAATTTACTCCTTTTACTGAATTTAATTTAA
- a CDS encoding metal ABC transporter solute-binding protein, Zn/Mn family, whose amino-acid sequence MKKIITKIISFAIIISLFTACGKEKVKNNEMNEVKENKKVIYTSFYPLQSITKEIVGNKMEVRKLIPNGQEVHHWEPTAQDMKNLSEGSVILVNGLGLESWMDKFKASIKDLNIVEVSKDVNLLKAEEEHEENENHESEEKHHHGEYDPHIWLSLRNMKVIAKNICDQVVKMDKDNETYYRENLAKVQNRLDDLDKKYSEQLQNAKIKSIITSHEAFAYLLKDYGLKQIPIENLTSDSEPNLAKMKEVIELAKNEGIKYVFYEELSENKVEETIAKEIGGEVKMLYTIEGQTEEQAKENKDYFELMEENLKALVEATK is encoded by the coding sequence ATGAAAAAAATCATAACTAAAATCATTTCCTTTGCCATTATTATATCACTTTTTACAGCCTGTGGCAAAGAAAAAGTAAAAAACAACGAAATGAACGAAGTAAAAGAAAATAAAAAAGTAATATATACATCATTTTATCCATTACAAAGTATAACAAAGGAAATTGTTGGAAATAAAATGGAAGTTAGAAAATTAATTCCTAATGGGCAAGAAGTTCATCATTGGGAACCAACTGCCCAAGATATGAAAAATTTATCTGAAGGTAGTGTAATTTTAGTAAATGGCTTAGGCTTAGAAAGTTGGATGGATAAATTCAAGGCATCTATTAAAGATTTAAATATTGTTGAAGTTTCAAAAGACGTTAATCTTTTGAAAGCGGAAGAAGAGCATGAAGAAAATGAAAATCATGAAAGCGAAGAAAAACATCATCATGGTGAATATGATCCACATATTTGGTTAAGTCTAAGAAATATGAAAGTTATTGCAAAAAATATTTGTGATCAAGTTGTTAAGATGGATAAAGACAATGAGACATATTATAGAGAAAATTTAGCCAAGGTTCAAAATAGACTTGATGATTTGGATAAAAAATATTCTGAACAGTTGCAAAATGCAAAAATCAAGTCAATTATAACTTCCCATGAAGCTTTTGCTTATCTACTTAAGGACTATGGTTTAAAACAAATTCCGATTGAAAATTTAACTTCTGATTCTGAACCTAATTTGGCAAAGATGAAAGAAGTTATAGAACTCGCAAAAAATGAGGGAATAAAATATGTTTTCTATGAAGAATTAAGTGAAAATAAGGTCGAAGAAACTATTGCTAAAGAAATTGGTGGAGAAGTTAAAATGCTTTATACAATAGAGGGACAAACAGAAGAACAAGCTAAGGAAAATAAAGATTATTTTGAACTTATGGAAGAAAATTTAAAAGCTTTAGTTGAAGCTACAAAATAG
- a CDS encoding Fur family transcriptional regulator — MKKAFLKTLKDNDLKITKNRMAILKELEKREVPTTAEDIYNAISTKGEKYSISSIYRALNQFCEKNIAKRTAEIDGTTYYQLNNGHIHSLICEKCKKIIPINHCPIHSLIDDIENKTEFIVTGHYLEIKGICKSCQKKLSKEELEFIKDSSKEPDSKHKCKDEHCI, encoded by the coding sequence ATGAAAAAGGCTTTTTTGAAAACTCTAAAAGATAATGATTTAAAAATCACAAAAAATAGAATGGCAATTCTTAAAGAATTAGAAAAAAGAGAAGTTCCTACTACAGCAGAAGATATTTACAATGCAATCTCTACAAAAGGCGAAAAATATAGTATTTCAAGTATATATAGAGCATTGAATCAATTTTGCGAAAAAAATATTGCAAAAAGAACTGCAGAAATAGATGGAACTACATATTATCAATTAAATAATGGACATATTCACAGTTTAATTTGTGAAAAATGCAAAAAAATAATACCGATAAATCATTGCCCAATACATAGTTTAATCGATGACATAGAAAATAAAACAGAATTTATCGTAACAGGTCATTATTTAGAAATCAAAGGTATTTGTAAAAGTTGTCAGAAAAAACTTTCAAAAGAAGAATTGGAATTTATAAAAGATTCCAGTAAAGAACCAGATAGTAAACATAAATGTAAAGATGAACATTGTATATAA
- a CDS encoding CarD family transcriptional regulator encodes MDVGDKIFYPMHGAGLIKSIENKYLGDDCERFYVIELPMEQNLHIFIKEVDIDKFEFRQLVNEDTLDKVYNYLNDVDCPMPNNWVQRYKENTQRLKSSDIFKIAYVFKGLAIRNEKGKLSLKELFMLNLARRILISEFVMVSGFPKNKINKIIDYSMEH; translated from the coding sequence ATGGACGTTGGAGACAAAATATTTTATCCTATGCATGGTGCAGGATTGATTAAAAGTATAGAAAACAAGTACTTAGGTGACGATTGCGAACGATTTTATGTGATTGAACTTCCAATGGAGCAAAATTTGCATATATTTATTAAAGAAGTAGATATTGATAAGTTTGAGTTTAGACAACTTGTCAATGAAGATACCCTTGATAAAGTTTACAATTATCTTAATGATGTCGATTGCCCTATGCCTAATAATTGGGTACAAAGATACAAAGAAAATACACAAAGACTTAAGTCTTCAGATATTTTTAAGATAGCTTATGTCTTTAAAGGCTTAGCTATTAGAAATGAGAAAGGTAAACTTTCTTTAAAAGAATTGTTTATGTTAAACCTTGCAAGACGAATTTTAATTTCTGAATTTGTTATGGTCAGCGGTTTTCCGAAAAACAAAATCAACAAAATAATAGATTATTCTATGGAACACTAG
- a CDS encoding metal ABC transporter permease, giving the protein MFQLEFMRRAFLVGIMLSIVIPCIGVVMVNKRNSMIGDALSHVSLAGVTIGLIFRVNPIITAIISCAIASFSIEIMRRYFPKNSDISTAIMMSLGIGLAAVLSDFVKGAANFNSFLFGSIVAISDFEVILVTLVFFIVITVFIVLYKALLYVSFDEVGARLAGIKVQTVNIIFTFLISLSISIASRTVGVLMVSSLMVVPVACALRISKSYFQTVIYSVLFGMAFTIAGIVISFYQGLKPGGTMVLTGIAVLFTIVIVQNLRKLLKI; this is encoded by the coding sequence ATGTTTCAACTTGAATTTATGAGAAGAGCTTTTTTAGTTGGAATTATGCTATCCATTGTTATACCTTGCATTGGAGTTGTTATGGTAAATAAGAGAAATTCTATGATTGGAGATGCCTTGTCCCATGTTTCTCTTGCTGGTGTTACAATTGGTCTTATTTTTAGAGTAAATCCAATTATAACTGCCATAATTTCCTGTGCAATTGCAAGTTTTTCTATTGAAATTATGAGAAGATATTTTCCGAAAAATTCGGATATATCAACAGCAATAATGATGAGTTTAGGTATTGGGCTTGCAGCTGTTCTTTCTGATTTTGTAAAGGGAGCGGCTAATTTCAACAGCTTTTTATTTGGGAGCATTGTAGCAATTAGTGATTTTGAAGTTATTTTAGTTACATTGGTATTTTTCATTGTAATAACAGTCTTTATAGTTTTATACAAAGCACTTTTATATGTTTCTTTTGATGAAGTCGGAGCAAGGCTTGCAGGAATTAAAGTTCAAACTGTAAATATAATTTTTACATTTTTGATTTCTCTTTCCATTTCAATAGCTTCAAGAACTGTTGGAGTTTTGATGGTTTCATCACTTATGGTAGTTCCCGTCGCATGTGCATTAAGGATTTCAAAATCGTATTTTCAAACTGTTATTTACTCAGTACTATTTGGAATGGCATTTACTATTGCTGGAATTGTTATATCTTTTTATCAGGGGTTAAAGCCTGGTGGAACAATGGTTTTAACTGGAATAGCAGTGCTTTTTACAATAGTAATAGTTCAAAACTTAAGAAAGTTATTAAAAATTTAA